From a region of the Bradyrhizobium diazoefficiens genome:
- the cobM gene encoding precorrin-4 C(11)-methyltransferase, translated as MTVHFIGAGPGAPDLLTLRGRDLIAACPVCLYAGSLVPEGVLAHCPPGARIINTASLSLDEIIAEIAAAHAEGKDVARLHSGDLSIWSAMGEQLRRLRALGIPYTVTPGVPSFSAAAAALEAELTLPGLAQSVVLTRTPGRASAMPEGEKLAAFAATGAVLAIHLSIHLLDNVVGELTPHYGADCPVAIVWRASWPDQRIVRATLATLDATVATEMERTALILVGKTLGAADFDESRLYAADYDRRYRPVGAEPRFPEGS; from the coding sequence ATGACGGTGCATTTCATCGGCGCAGGGCCGGGCGCACCTGACTTGCTGACCTTGCGCGGCCGCGACCTGATCGCCGCCTGTCCGGTCTGCCTCTATGCCGGTTCGCTGGTGCCGGAAGGCGTGCTGGCGCATTGCCCGCCTGGCGCGCGCATCATCAACACGGCATCCCTATCGCTCGACGAGATCATCGCCGAGATAGCTGCCGCGCATGCGGAGGGCAAGGACGTCGCCCGCCTGCATTCGGGCGATCTCTCGATCTGGTCGGCGATGGGCGAGCAGCTTCGCCGCCTGCGTGCGCTCGGCATTCCCTATACCGTGACACCAGGCGTTCCATCCTTCTCGGCCGCTGCGGCGGCGCTGGAGGCCGAGCTGACGCTGCCCGGACTTGCGCAGAGCGTGGTGCTGACCCGCACGCCAGGCCGGGCCAGCGCAATGCCTGAAGGTGAGAAGCTCGCTGCGTTCGCTGCGACCGGCGCAGTGCTGGCGATCCACCTGTCGATCCATCTGCTCGATAATGTCGTCGGCGAGCTCACGCCGCATTATGGGGCGGATTGTCCCGTCGCCATCGTCTGGCGCGCGAGCTGGCCGGATCAGCGGATCGTCCGTGCGACGCTTGCAACGCTCGATGCCACTGTCGCCACCGAGATGGAGCGCACCGCGCTGATCCTGGTCGGCAAGACGCTTGGCGCGGCGGATTTCGACGAGAGCCGCCTCTATGCCGCCGATTACGACCGCCGCTACCGGCCGGTCGGCGCCGAGCCGCGCTTTCCGGAGGGGTCGTGA
- the cobA gene encoding uroporphyrinogen-III C-methyltransferase, whose protein sequence is MSGFVSFISAGPGDPELLTLKGAARLREADVVLYDDLASGAILDLARPGANLVAVGKRAGRPSTKQHHVNRLLVDYAATGARVVRLKSGDAGIFGRLEEELETLREAGIGYEIVPGVTSACVAAAQAGIPLTRRHTSRRVQFVTGADVTGELPPNLNWVALADPEATTVVYMGRRTFPALAAKLIAHGLAADTPALFAESLGRPDERLVRTTIAELAEQLARGGAASTAAVILFGALAGDYP, encoded by the coding sequence GTGAGCGGATTCGTCTCCTTCATCTCCGCCGGACCCGGCGACCCCGAGTTGCTCACGCTCAAGGGCGCCGCTCGGCTGCGCGAGGCCGACGTCGTGCTCTATGACGACCTTGCTTCGGGCGCGATCCTCGATCTCGCCCGGCCCGGCGCCAATCTCGTCGCGGTGGGGAAGCGGGCAGGGCGACCCTCGACCAAGCAGCACCACGTCAACCGCCTTTTGGTCGATTACGCGGCAACCGGCGCGCGCGTGGTGCGGCTCAAGTCGGGCGATGCCGGCATTTTCGGCCGGCTCGAGGAGGAGCTGGAGACATTGCGCGAAGCCGGCATCGGCTATGAGATCGTTCCCGGTGTCACCTCGGCTTGCGTTGCAGCCGCCCAGGCGGGCATTCCCCTGACCCGGCGCCACACCTCGCGCCGGGTGCAATTCGTCACCGGAGCCGATGTCACGGGCGAGCTGCCGCCAAACCTGAATTGGGTCGCACTGGCCGATCCCGAGGCGACGACCGTAGTCTATATGGGCCGGCGCACCTTTCCGGCGCTTGCCGCAAAATTGATCGCGCACGGCCTCGCCGCCGATACGCCGGCGCTGTTCGCCGAATCCCTCGGCCGCCCCGACGAGCGGCTGGTTCGGACCACGATTGCCGAGCTTGCCGAGCAGCTTGCACGGGGCGGGGCCGCCTCGACCGCTGCCGTGATCCTGTTCGGCGCGTTGGCGGGGGATTATCCGTGA
- a CDS encoding precorrin-2 C(20)-methyltransferase, which translates to MGRIICCGLGPGNPDLMSVRADRTVRGARHVAYFRKKGRPGQARRIVEGMLAPDVTEYPMEYPVTTELAFDSPEYVQLLAGFYDEWAERLARLARAVDIVVLCEGDPYFYGSFMHLHTRLQGRLEIEVIAGIPGMVGCWNGVGRPIALGDDVTTVLTGTLSEGELERRMRDSDALVIMKTGRNLAKVRRALCSAGRLDDAWLVERGTMPGERVVRLAEIDGADCPYFAIVLVHGRGRHPDAAE; encoded by the coding sequence ATGGGACGCATCATCTGTTGCGGTCTTGGCCCCGGCAACCCTGATTTGATGAGCGTGCGCGCGGATCGGACGGTGCGCGGCGCCAGGCATGTCGCCTATTTCCGCAAGAAGGGCAGGCCCGGCCAGGCGCGGCGTATCGTCGAAGGCATGTTGGCGCCCGACGTCACTGAATATCCCATGGAATATCCGGTTACGACGGAGCTTGCGTTCGACAGCCCTGAATACGTGCAGCTGCTCGCCGGCTTCTACGACGAATGGGCCGAGCGCCTGGCGCGGCTCGCACGCGCTGTCGATATCGTCGTGCTCTGCGAGGGTGATCCCTACTTCTACGGCTCCTTCATGCATCTGCACACACGTCTGCAAGGCCGGCTCGAAATTGAGGTAATTGCCGGCATTCCCGGCATGGTCGGTTGCTGGAATGGCGTTGGACGGCCGATCGCGCTCGGCGATGACGTGACGACCGTGCTGACGGGCACGCTTTCCGAAGGCGAGCTCGAGCGGCGCATGCGCGATTCCGATGCGCTCGTCATCATGAAGACGGGGCGCAATCTCGCAAAAGTGCGCCGCGCGCTCTGCTCCGCCGGTCGGCTGGACGATGCCTGGCTGGTCGAGCGCGGCACCATGCCGGGCGAGCGCGTGGTGCGGCTCGCCGAGATCGACGGCGCGGATTGTCCCTATTTCGCGATCGTGCTGGTGCACGGCAGGGGCCGGCATCCGGACGCCGCCGAATGA
- a CDS encoding cobalamin biosynthesis protein: protein MKVAGLGFKRDVTLASLREALLAAGGPDGLAAVATVSDKADAEPLQQLARECGVPIRAVPADMLAGIDTPTQSTFIAEKFGTGSVAEAAALAAAGPRARLIATRTVSQDRTATAAIAEGDGA from the coding sequence ATGAAGGTCGCCGGGCTCGGATTCAAGCGGGATGTCACACTGGCTTCGCTGCGCGAAGCGCTGTTGGCCGCCGGCGGCCCCGATGGCCTTGCTGCGGTGGCGACTGTCAGCGACAAGGCAGATGCGGAGCCGCTGCAGCAGCTCGCGCGCGAATGTGGCGTTCCGATCAGGGCGGTTCCGGCCGATATGCTGGCCGGCATCGACACGCCGACGCAGTCGACTTTCATCGCTGAAAAATTCGGGACGGGATCGGTCGCAGAAGCCGCGGCGCTCGCTGCCGCTGGCCCACGCGCGCGATTGATTGCGACGCGCACGGTCTCGCAGGATCGCACCGCGACCGCCGCGATCGCGGAAGGAGATGGCGCATGA
- a CDS encoding precorrin-8X methylmutase, with translation MPHTYETDGAAIYRQSFATIRAEADLGRFTPDEEQVVVRMIHAAGIVGLEAHIRFTPGMAAAARAALQGGAPILCDARMVSEGITRARLPAANAVICTLGDESVPALAQSMRNTRSAAALELWRPHLGGAIVAIGNAPTALFHLLNMLEDRDCPRPAAIIGCPVGFVGAAESKAALMADPPAPALTVEGRLGGSAITVAAVNALASRSE, from the coding sequence ATGCCGCACACTTACGAGACCGATGGGGCCGCAATTTATCGGCAGTCGTTCGCCACCATCCGGGCCGAGGCCGATCTCGGGCGATTCACGCCCGACGAGGAGCAGGTGGTGGTGCGGATGATCCACGCCGCCGGCATAGTCGGTTTGGAGGCTCATATCCGCTTCACGCCCGGCATGGCGGCCGCTGCACGCGCTGCCCTGCAAGGAGGCGCGCCAATCCTGTGCGACGCGCGCATGGTCTCGGAAGGCATTACGCGCGCAAGGCTTCCCGCAGCCAATGCCGTCATCTGCACGCTTGGGGACGAATCCGTTCCTGCGCTCGCGCAATCCATGCGCAACACGCGCTCGGCCGCGGCACTTGAGCTGTGGCGACCGCATCTCGGCGGCGCGATCGTTGCGATCGGCAACGCGCCGACCGCGCTGTTTCATCTGCTCAACATGCTGGAGGATCGCGACTGCCCGCGGCCGGCGGCTATCATCGGCTGTCCCGTCGGCTTCGTCGGCGCGGCCGAATCCAAGGCTGCGTTGATGGCCGATCCACCGGCGCCAGCACTGACGGTCGAGGGCCGCCTTGGCGGTTCCGCGATCACCGTTGCCGCGGTGAATGCGTTGGCGAGCCGGAGCGAATAA
- a CDS encoding cobyrinate a,c-diamide synthase, translated as MAAGLVISAPASGVGKTTVTLALARAFRHRGLNVQCFKSGPDYIDPAFHAAATGRASVNVDSWAMDRGTIAHLVSRGADADVVLAEGSMGLFDGVAARGVSGTGATADIAEMLGWPVLLVIDPSGQAQTAAAIAAGLRDYRPGVRLAGVVLNRIASPRHEDLVRRALNDTGIAAFGALPRHAEISLPKRHLGLVQAEEQAGIGKLIDEAARFIAEHVDLDAVLRSAASWSPQLAADGLNVTPPGQRIALARDAAFSFVYPHMLEAWCGAGAEILPFSPLADEAPDASADVCWLPGGYPELHAGTIAANARFRSGLRTFAETRPVHGECGGYMVLGTALTDADGIRHEMTGLLGLETSFAKRRMHLGYRLAALAAPMPGHRPGARLRGHEFHYSTIIAQPDMPLAVVHDAAGAVIAETGSQRGHATGTFFHLIAEDR; from the coding sequence ATGGCGGCAGGCCTCGTCATCTCCGCGCCGGCCTCGGGCGTCGGCAAGACCACGGTGACGCTGGCGCTCGCACGCGCCTTTCGCCATCGCGGATTGAACGTGCAGTGCTTCAAGAGCGGGCCCGATTACATCGATCCGGCCTTTCATGCGGCCGCCACGGGACGCGCCTCCGTCAACGTCGATAGCTGGGCGATGGACCGCGGCACCATCGCGCATCTCGTCAGCCGCGGTGCCGACGCCGACGTCGTGCTCGCCGAGGGCTCGATGGGCCTGTTCGACGGCGTCGCCGCGCGCGGTGTCTCCGGCACCGGCGCCACCGCCGATATCGCGGAGATGCTGGGCTGGCCCGTGCTGCTGGTGATTGATCCCTCGGGCCAAGCGCAGACGGCGGCGGCGATTGCCGCAGGTCTTCGCGATTATCGCCCCGGCGTGAGGCTTGCCGGCGTCGTGCTCAATCGCATCGCCAGCCCGCGTCATGAAGATCTCGTACGGCGCGCGCTTAACGACACCGGCATTGCGGCGTTCGGCGCATTGCCGCGCCATGCCGAGATCAGCCTGCCGAAGCGTCATCTTGGCCTGGTGCAGGCCGAGGAGCAGGCCGGGATCGGCAAGCTGATCGACGAGGCCGCGCGCTTCATCGCCGAGCATGTCGATCTCGATGCGGTGCTGCGCTCCGCCGCCAGTTGGTCGCCGCAACTGGCCGCCGACGGCCTCAACGTCACGCCGCCAGGTCAGCGCATTGCGCTTGCGCGCGATGCGGCATTCTCCTTCGTCTATCCGCATATGCTGGAAGCCTGGTGCGGGGCGGGGGCGGAGATCTTGCCGTTCTCGCCGTTGGCCGATGAAGCTCCCGACGCGAGCGCCGATGTCTGCTGGCTGCCCGGCGGCTATCCCGAGCTTCATGCCGGCACGATCGCCGCCAATGCGCGCTTTCGCAGCGGGCTGCGCACCTTCGCCGAAACGCGGCCGGTGCATGGTGAATGCGGGGGCTATATGGTGCTGGGAACCGCTTTGACCGATGCGGACGGTATCCGCCATGAGATGACGGGCCTGCTTGGCCTCGAGACGAGCTTCGCCAAGCGCCGCATGCATCTGGGCTACCGCCTCGCGGCGCTCGCCGCGCCGATGCCGGGACATCGCCCCGGCGCGCGCCTGCGCGGCCACGAGTTCCACTATTCGACGATCATCGCACAGCCTGATATGCCGCTTGCCGTGGTGCACGATGCAGCCGGCGCAGTCATCGCGGAGACCGGCTCGCAGCGCGGCCATGCCACCGGCACGTTCTTTCATCTGATCGCGGAGGACCGGTGA
- the cbiE gene encoding precorrin-6y C5,15-methyltransferase (decarboxylating) subunit CbiE, producing the protein MVDSSADPWLTIIGIGEDGLAGLSEASRKALNDAETVFGGERHLALAGVGSRGRPWPVPFDTDVVLSCRDRPTVVLASGDPFWHGAGASLAEKLGGDEWIAHPAPSTFSLAAARLGWRLESVTCIGLHAAPFERLTPHLARDARIICLVRDATAVGDLAKWLTERGWGASLLWTLEALGGPREYIDQHRVDLFAEDIAGDLVAVAVLARGTQGIPRSSGLSDDLFVHDGQITKRPLRALALSALAPRPGERLWDIGAGSGSVSVEWALCGGTATAIEAREDRAVNIRSNAAAFGLAHRIAIVTGKAPEALATLDAPDAVFIGGGLDSAMFDAIWSRLAPGMRLVAHSVTLETEALLGELHQRHGGELMRVEIAHAGPLGRYRSWEPTRPVVQWSTVR; encoded by the coding sequence ATGGTTGATTCCTCGGCTGATCCCTGGCTGACCATCATCGGTATCGGCGAAGATGGCCTTGCGGGGCTATCCGAGGCAAGCCGAAAGGCGCTCAATGATGCCGAAACCGTGTTCGGCGGCGAGCGGCACCTTGCGCTTGCCGGCGTGGGCAGCCGCGGCCGTCCATGGCCGGTGCCCTTCGACACTGATGTGGTGCTGAGCTGCCGCGACCGGCCGACCGTGGTGCTCGCCTCCGGCGATCCGTTCTGGCACGGCGCCGGCGCAAGCCTTGCCGAAAAGCTCGGAGGGGACGAGTGGATCGCGCATCCGGCGCCGTCGACCTTCTCGCTTGCTGCTGCGCGCCTGGGCTGGCGCCTGGAATCCGTGACATGCATCGGACTGCATGCCGCGCCGTTCGAGCGTCTGACGCCGCATCTGGCACGAGATGCGCGCATCATCTGCCTGGTGCGTGACGCAACGGCGGTCGGCGATCTCGCGAAGTGGCTGACGGAACGCGGATGGGGCGCTTCACTGTTGTGGACGCTCGAGGCGCTTGGCGGGCCACGGGAATATATTGACCAGCATCGCGTCGACCTCTTTGCCGAGGACATTGCTGGAGATCTCGTCGCGGTGGCGGTGCTGGCGAGGGGAACGCAGGGTATTCCCCGCAGCTCGGGACTTTCGGACGATCTGTTCGTCCACGACGGCCAGATTACCAAGCGGCCGCTGCGCGCGCTCGCGCTCTCGGCGCTGGCGCCGCGTCCCGGCGAGCGGCTGTGGGATATCGGCGCCGGCTCGGGGTCGGTCTCCGTCGAGTGGGCGCTATGCGGCGGGACGGCGACCGCGATCGAGGCACGCGAGGACCGTGCCGTGAATATTCGCAGCAATGCGGCGGCGTTCGGGCTGGCGCACCGGATCGCCATTGTCACGGGGAAGGCACCCGAAGCGCTCGCCACGCTGGACGCGCCGGATGCCGTCTTCATCGGCGGCGGCCTCGATAGCGCGATGTTCGATGCGATCTGGTCGCGGCTTGCACCGGGGATGCGGTTGGTTGCACATTCGGTCACGCTGGAAACGGAAGCGCTGCTCGGCGAGCTTCATCAGCGCCATGGCGGCGAATTGATGCGGGTCGAGATCGCGCATGCGGGCCCGCTCGGCCGCTACCGCTCCTGGGAGCCGACGCGCCCCGTGGTGCAATGGAGCACGGTCCGATGA
- the cobF gene encoding precorrin-6A synthase (deacetylating), with translation MLTLSLIGIGCGDPEQLTRAAIRVINAADLVLIPRKGTAKSDLADLRRTICADVLSSDKTAIAEFDLPVRDTGEADYRKGVDDWHDAVAVTWSQTIADHLGGEGKVALLIWGDPSLYDSSLRIARRLNPLPKIEVVPGITSIQALCAAHALPLNDIGEPFLVTTGRRLREGGWPQGVDTVAVMLDGGTAFQSLDPAGIQIYWGAYLGMPDQIVMSGRLAEVGPRIVAARQDARARHGWIMDSYILKRRP, from the coding sequence ATGCTCACGCTCTCCCTGATAGGCATCGGTTGCGGCGATCCCGAGCAGCTCACGCGCGCCGCGATCCGCGTCATCAACGCGGCCGATCTCGTCCTGATCCCGCGCAAGGGGACCGCAAAATCCGATCTCGCCGATCTCAGGCGGACGATCTGCGCAGACGTGCTCAGTAGCGACAAAACAGCCATCGCCGAGTTCGATCTTCCCGTGCGCGATACAGGTGAAGCGGATTACCGCAAGGGCGTCGATGATTGGCACGATGCGGTTGCCGTGACCTGGTCGCAGACGATCGCAGATCATCTCGGAGGCGAGGGCAAGGTCGCGCTGCTGATCTGGGGCGATCCCTCGCTGTACGATTCCTCGCTGCGCATTGCGCGGCGGCTCAATCCCTTACCAAAAATCGAGGTTGTGCCCGGTATCACCTCGATCCAGGCGCTGTGCGCGGCACATGCGCTGCCGCTCAACGACATCGGCGAGCCCTTTCTGGTCACGACGGGGCGGCGCTTGCGCGAAGGCGGCTGGCCGCAAGGTGTCGACACCGTGGCGGTGATGCTCGACGGCGGCACGGCGTTTCAGTCGCTCGATCCCGCCGGGATTCAAATCTATTGGGGCGCCTATCTCGGCATGCCCGATCAGATTGTCATGTCAGGCCGGCTTGCGGAGGTCGGCCCGCGCATCGTCGCGGCGCGGCAGGACGCGCGCGCGCGGCATGGCTGGATCATGGACAGCTACATTCTCAAGCGCAGGCCGTAA
- the cobJ gene encoding precorrin-3B C(17)-methyltransferase: protein MTGTLTIAGLGPGSDALVTPEVTAALASATDILGYAPYVARVPLRPGLNLHPSDNREELQRASEALRLASEGGQVVVVSSGDPGVFAMASAVFEALEQAPQWRDLSIRVLPGITAMLAAAARAGAPLGHDFCAINLSDNLKPWAMIDKRLQLAAEADFSIAMYNPRSASRPEGFGRALAVLKDAGCGDRLVIFARAVSAADEKIETVTLNEATPEMADMRTLVIICNSQTRRVGRWVYAPRRVE, encoded by the coding sequence ATGACCGGCACCTTGACCATCGCGGGCCTCGGGCCGGGCAGCGATGCGCTGGTGACACCGGAGGTCACAGCCGCGCTTGCTTCGGCGACCGACATCCTGGGCTATGCACCCTATGTCGCGCGGGTGCCGCTGCGGCCGGGACTCAACCTGCATCCCTCGGATAACCGCGAGGAGCTGCAGCGCGCGAGCGAGGCTTTGCGGCTTGCATCCGAAGGCGGGCAAGTCGTCGTCGTATCCTCCGGCGATCCCGGCGTCTTCGCGATGGCCTCCGCGGTGTTCGAGGCGCTCGAACAGGCGCCGCAATGGCGGGACCTTTCGATTCGCGTGCTGCCCGGCATCACCGCGATGCTGGCGGCCGCCGCGCGTGCCGGCGCGCCGCTCGGCCATGATTTCTGCGCGATCAACCTCTCCGACAATCTCAAGCCGTGGGCTATGATCGACAAGCGCTTGCAGCTCGCCGCGGAAGCCGATTTTTCGATTGCGATGTACAATCCCCGTTCGGCGAGCCGGCCGGAAGGATTTGGCCGCGCGCTCGCGGTGTTGAAGGACGCCGGCTGCGGCGACCGCCTCGTGATCTTCGCGCGTGCGGTCAGCGCGGCTGATGAAAAGATCGAGACAGTGACGCTGAATGAAGCGACGCCAGAGATGGCCGACATGCGTACGCTGGTGATCATCTGCAATTCGCAGACGCGCCGCGTCGGCCGTTGGGTCTATGCACCGAGACGGGTCGAATGA
- a CDS encoding energy-coupling factor ABC transporter permease translates to MHIEPGIVTGAKLVLSYATGIAAGGVALKLAARTVREQGISSFAARTLATTGLVFTFFQVLPHYPVGVSEVHFILGSTLFLLFGAAPAAFGLAFGLLLQGVFFVPTDLPQYGMNVTTLLVPLFAIQAIATRIISRNTAYVDLKYRQALALSTTYQAGVIAWVGFWALYGSGFAMSNLVNIATFAASYALVIVIEPLADLAVLALAKSLRGVTAPGLVTPRLHNAA, encoded by the coding sequence ATGCATATCGAACCCGGAATCGTGACGGGCGCCAAGCTCGTGTTGAGTTACGCAACCGGCATCGCCGCCGGCGGCGTTGCCTTGAAGCTCGCGGCCCGGACCGTGCGGGAGCAGGGCATCAGCTCGTTCGCAGCGCGCACGCTCGCCACCACGGGCCTCGTCTTCACCTTCTTCCAGGTTCTGCCGCACTACCCGGTCGGGGTCTCCGAAGTGCACTTCATCCTCGGCTCCACCTTGTTCCTGCTGTTTGGTGCTGCGCCCGCGGCCTTCGGCCTTGCGTTCGGCCTGCTGCTCCAGGGCGTATTCTTCGTGCCGACCGACCTGCCGCAATACGGCATGAACGTCACGACCCTGCTGGTGCCGTTGTTCGCGATCCAGGCGATCGCCACACGGATCATTTCGCGCAACACCGCCTATGTCGATCTGAAGTATCGGCAGGCGCTGGCGCTTTCGACCACCTATCAGGCCGGTGTGATTGCCTGGGTCGGGTTCTGGGCGCTCTATGGCTCCGGTTTTGCGATGAGCAACCTCGTCAACATCGCGACGTTTGCGGCCTCCTATGCGCTGGTCATCGTGATCGAGCCGCTCGCCGATCTCGCCGTGCTGGCACTGGCGAAGTCGCTGCGCGGCGTCACCGCGCCCGGCCTCGTCACGCCGCGCCTGCACAACGCGGCTTGA
- the cobG gene encoding precorrin-3B synthase, which produces MSAAAVKGWCPGALRPMLSGDGLVVRVRPFGGRLEAAQITGLAELAGQHGNGLINVTSRANLQIRGVSEQSHRPLLDGLARLALLDPDPATEARRNILVTPFWRAGDETQSLAAELEEALADSALALPTKFGFAIDEGQSRVLAGDSADIRIERDRSGGLLVRADGAKLGRPVARGEAVRTALALASWFLVSGGARGGRGRMAAHIASGAALPQSLRGETEPAPVMAALRPGLYPQGAMVGVAFGQMLHTMLDQFAGCGHALRMTPWRMVLSEGKREMPSAAGLVTEPFDPALRVIACSGAPRCREAHADTRALAAVLAPRIAADARLHVSGCGKGCAHSGTAAVTLVATHAGFDLVRDGSTRDEPVLRGLNGADIVNDPSILVGAH; this is translated from the coding sequence ATGAGCGCGGCCGCGGTCAAGGGCTGGTGTCCCGGCGCGCTCCGCCCGATGCTATCCGGCGATGGGCTCGTGGTGCGCGTGCGCCCGTTCGGTGGGAGGCTTGAAGCAGCACAAATCACCGGGCTTGCCGAACTCGCCGGGCAACACGGCAATGGCCTGATCAATGTGACGAGCCGCGCCAATCTCCAGATCCGAGGCGTCAGCGAGCAAAGCCATCGGCCGCTGCTCGACGGCCTCGCACGACTGGCCCTGCTCGACCCCGATCCGGCGACTGAAGCCCGGCGCAATATCCTGGTCACGCCGTTCTGGCGCGCTGGCGACGAAACCCAGTCGCTCGCCGCCGAGCTCGAAGAAGCGCTCGCCGATAGCGCCCTCGCGCTTCCAACCAAATTCGGCTTCGCCATCGATGAGGGACAATCGCGGGTGCTCGCCGGCGATTCCGCCGACATCCGCATCGAGCGCGATCGCTCCGGCGGCCTGCTGGTGCGGGCCGATGGTGCGAAGCTCGGCCGCCCCGTCGCACGCGGCGAGGCCGTGCGCACGGCGCTGGCGCTCGCAAGCTGGTTCCTGGTCTCCGGCGGCGCGAGGGGCGGACGAGGGCGCATGGCCGCCCATATCGCGTCCGGTGCCGCATTGCCTCAATCGCTGCGCGGCGAGACCGAGCCTGCGCCCGTGATGGCCGCGTTGCGGCCCGGGCTCTATCCGCAAGGCGCGATGGTCGGGGTCGCATTCGGGCAGATGCTGCACACAATGCTCGATCAATTCGCCGGTTGCGGACATGCGCTGCGCATGACGCCCTGGCGGATGGTGCTGAGCGAGGGCAAGCGGGAGATGCCGAGCGCGGCGGGCCTCGTCACCGAGCCCTTCGATCCCGCGCTGCGCGTTATCGCCTGCAGCGGCGCGCCGCGCTGCCGCGAAGCCCATGCCGATACGCGCGCACTGGCCGCAGTGCTCGCGCCGCGCATCGCCGCCGATGCGCGGCTGCACGTCTCCGGCTGTGGCAAGGGCTGCGCTCATTCCGGCACGGCCGCAGTCACGCTGGTTGCAACGCACGCCGGCTTCGATCTCGTTCGCGACGGCTCGACCCGCGACGAGCCGGTCCTGCGCGGCTTGAACGGCGCCGACATCGTCAACGATCCCTCCATCCTGGTGGGAGCGCACTGA
- a CDS encoding cobalt-precorrin-6A reductase — MTRALILGGTADASLLAAEIARAGLDAVYSYGGRTRAPADQPLPTRTGGFGGVSGLADTIRREGITHVVDATHAFAAEMSRNAVAACEETGASLIALERAPWAKTPGDRWIDVVDVNAAVAALPEAPANVFLAIGRQHIAPFATRPQHAYTLRFVDPPEAPLPFAADVIVSRGPFTIDRELDIMRTRGIAWIVARNSGGDGARAKIDAARMLGLPVIMISRPKLPERRRVESVAEVMQWLGHSTRLGA; from the coding sequence ATGACGCGCGCCCTCATATTGGGCGGGACTGCCGATGCGAGCTTGCTCGCCGCGGAGATCGCGCGCGCCGGGCTTGATGCCGTGTATTCCTATGGCGGTCGCACCCGTGCGCCCGCTGATCAGCCGCTGCCGACCCGCACCGGCGGCTTCGGCGGTGTGAGCGGGTTGGCCGACACCATCCGCCGCGAGGGCATCACGCATGTGGTCGACGCGACACATGCCTTCGCGGCCGAGATGAGCCGTAATGCGGTCGCAGCGTGCGAGGAAACGGGCGCGTCCTTGATTGCGCTGGAACGCGCGCCCTGGGCCAAAACGCCCGGCGACAGGTGGATCGACGTCGTCGACGTCAACGCTGCCGTCGCGGCGCTGCCCGAAGCGCCGGCAAACGTGTTCCTCGCCATCGGCCGCCAGCACATCGCGCCATTCGCGACGAGGCCGCAGCACGCCTATACGTTGCGTTTTGTCGATCCGCCGGAAGCGCCGCTGCCCTTCGCCGCGGACGTGATCGTATCGCGCGGACCGTTCACGATCGATCGGGAGCTCGATATAATGCGCACGCGCGGCATCGCCTGGATCGTCGCCCGCAATTCCGGCGGCGATGGCGCGCGTGCCAAGATCGACGCGGCCCGCATGCTTGGCCTGCCCGTGATCATGATTTCGCGACCAAAGCTGCCCGAGCGCCGGCGGGTTGAGAGTGTCGCCGAGGTGATGCAGTGGCTCGGTCATTCGACCCGTCTCGGTGCATAG